One Alligator mississippiensis isolate rAllMis1 chromosome 1, rAllMis1, whole genome shotgun sequence genomic window carries:
- the LOC132249049 gene encoding uncharacterized protein LOC132249049, with protein MCGIEESDSERVRSLQRTGGRRRQRVRTGAWHPHMHACSHAHGCSSKARAGNAVESPRGRGVRHRPALPWGSRWATPPGQTAWPHWRCELQPGQLLLQGREQGVTGSAAPTEAWSCEVLRELSLRLHPPSDDLPPQRGAPGGCRGFRAGGAGPGSRTRSRIPLRFPALPLHARPPPPTTGACRIPAQRRTALAWLLPPAPLEGLGGDDSHLYSPSVAVRGEASPHKAMPEGVLDTRLPWELLASHPPLHRGLRPPPIHPPVAWSWLREEGSVEQPGPAAILGPCRSRRPGEPDTASQPQPPPAFGVG; from the coding sequence ATGTGCGGGATAGAGGAGTCGGACTCGGAGCGAGTGAGGTCTCTGCAGCGGACGGGGGGGAGAAGAAGACAGCGCGTTAGAACCGGGGCCTGGCACCCCCACATGCACGCGTGCTCCCATGCACACGGATGCAGCAGCAAGGCCCGGGCGGGCAACGCAGTGGAAAGTCCCCGGGGCCGGGGAGTCCGGCACCGTCCCGCTCTGCCGTGGGGGTCCCGATGGGCAACCCCCCCGGGGCAGACGGCCTGGCCCCACTGGAGGTGTGAGCTGcaaccaggccagctcctgctgcagggaCGAGAGCAAGGGGTGACCGGCAGCGCGGCCCCCACCGAGGCCTGGAGCTGTGAGGTTCTCCGGGAGCTCTCGTTGAGGTTGCACCCTCCCAGTGACGATTTGCCCCCCCAGCGTGGTGCTCCCGGTGGCTGCAGGGGAttcagagctgggggagcagggccggggTCCCGGACTCGGAGCAGAATTCCACTGCGTTTCCCCGCCTTGCCTCTGCACGCCCGCCCCCCTCCGCCCACAACAGGCGCGTGTCGGATCCCCGCTCAGAGACGGACAGCGTtagcctggctgctgcccccggccccgctcgaggggctggggggggacgaCTCCCACCTCTATTCCCCCAGCGTCGCAGTTAGAGGGGAGGCCTCCCCACACAAAGCCATGCCCGAAGGGGTGCTCGACACACggctgccctgggagctgcttgcaaGCCATCCGCCGCTGCACAGGGGTTTGCGCCCTCCCCCAATCCACCCGCCTGTCGCCTGGTCTTggctgagggaggagggaagcgTGGAGCAGCCCGGTCCTGCCGCTATCCTAGGTCCTTGCAGGAGCAGGAGGCCTGGAGAGCCGGATACGGCCTCGCAGCCTCAGCCGCCGCCAGCCTTCGGGGTGGGGTAG